The following are encoded together in the Glycine max cultivar Williams 82 chromosome 8, Glycine_max_v4.0, whole genome shotgun sequence genome:
- the LOC100818482 gene encoding 2-oxoglutarate-dependent dioxygenase 19 — protein sequence MASTASEVSQQVQSNNNRPIFKSVKALTESPELTSLPPSYTYTTNSDDEIVADPDEDDPIPIIDYSLLVTGTPDQRAMTIHDLGKACEEWGFFMLINHFVSKTIMEKMVDEVFAFFNLREEEKQEYAGKDVMDPVRYGTSSNVSMDKVLFWRDFLKIVVHPEFHSPDKPPGFRETSAEYCRRTWKVGKELLKGISESLGLEANYIEDTMNLDSGWQMIAANMYPPCPQPELAMGIPPHSDHGLLNLLLQNGVSGLQVLHNGKWINVGSTSNCQLVFVSDHLEVVSNGKYKSVLHRAVVSNKATRMSLAVVIAPSLDTVVEPAKEFLDNQRNPAAYVGMKHRDYMQLQKSNRLNGKSVLDRVKI from the exons ATGGCTTCAACCGCTTCTGAGGTTAGCCAACAAGtccaatccaacaacaacagacCAATTTTCAAAAGCGTGAAAGCACTAACTGAATCACCAGAACTCACTTCCCTCCCACCCTCTTACACCTACACCACCAACTCAGATGATGAAATAGTGGCAGACCCAGATGAAGATGATCCAATTCCTATTATTGACTATTCCCTCTTGGTCACTGGAACACCTGATCAGAGGGCCATGACCATCCACGACTTGGGCAAGGCTTGTGAGGAGTGGGggttcttcatgctcatcaacCACTTTGTGTCAAAGACCATCATGGAGAAGATGGTTGATGAGGTTTTTGCTTTCTTCAATCTTAGAGAGGAGGAGAAGCAAGAGTATGCTGGTAAGGATGTGATGGACCCTGTGAGGTATGGCACCAGCTCCAATGTTTCTATGGACAAAGTCTTGTTCTGGAGggattttcttaaaattgtgGTGCATCCAGAATTTCACTCACCTGACAAACCACCTGGGTTCAG AGAGACATCAGCAGAGTACTGTAGAAGAACCTGGAAAGTGGGAAAGGAACTACTAAAAGGAATATCAGAAAGCTTGGGATTGGAAGCCAATTACATAGAGGATACAATGAACCTAGATTCTGGTTGGCAAATGATAGCAGCAAATATGTATCCACCTTGTCCACAACCTGAGCTTGCAATGGGAATACCCCCACATTCTGATCATGGCCTCTTGAACCTTCTCCTGCAGAATGGGGTTAGTGGTCTTCAAGTGCTTCACAATGGCAAGTGGATCAATGTCGGTTCCACTTCAAACTGCCAGCTAGTCTTTGTGTCTGATCACCTTGAG GTTGTGAGCAATGGCAAGTACAAGAGTGTATTACATCGAGCAGTTGTGAGCAACAAAGCTACAAGAATGTCCTTAGCTGTAGTAATTGCACCATCCTTGGACACAGTGGTGGAACCAGCTAAAGAGTTTCTAGACAATCAAAGGAATCCAGCAGCGTATGTTGGGATGAAACATAGAGACTATATGCAACTGCAAAAAAGTAACCGGCTTAATGGAAAGTCTGTGCTAGACAGAGTTAAAATCTGA